ACTAGCCGAACTAGAATTGTTATTAAGGGGTTTCAATAgttatagtaaaaaatataattatgaggTTAGTATGACTACAATCCACGACTTCAAGGATTTTTCATAATACGTTAACTATCAAATTAAACATTTAACTTACGTTAAGAGGTGTCAATATTTACATCTGTAATtactatatcaaaatttaaCCTATAATTTTCAACGAAGAGGTGTCGCTCGATACCTCTTGGGCAAAGGTGGGTACGCCACTTGATGTATTCTACTCCCTCTATCCCAATTCAAGTTTGTCAACTCCAAGATTCTACATGACAAGTTTAAGACCGCGAGATTTAAAGGATTGCacacatttttaatttaaaattattagattcaattttttttaaaaaaatatttgtgatcTAATCAGAATAAAACACTTAAATTGAGACGAATggattttaaagattttttcaaTGAGAATAGTCTTTGATGATAAATACTACGCGCAATCTTCGTTGCTACGATGTGTTTCAATGTCTAAGAAGGCGTTTTTGAAAATGTCAAACGAcctttttttactatttaattattatataaatcatttttGCTTACCAATATTGTATAATTCCAATCTAacacaaaaacatatttttgcttcaatatataatatactttaaaataaacacaattttaacattttactaCGATTTTCCCCTCAACATGACTATCAATAGGCATGTTGAGATATGCTACGACTCAATTATAACAAGACATAATATGTATGGAGGTGAGAGATTTTCTACTTACAAAAGTACTAGCAATTTCCATTCAGTGTTTAAAGGATACGGTTTTGTTCTATcgaaagataaagaaaaatcGAATTACAACAATGAGAAGAATTCGTGAATTTATGAGATTGAAGTGAAACtttattagatatataaaaGACTATAGTCTGGTTGGACTAAAAGGAATGTTTcctatatatatgaaattagactcatatttataaataattaattgtaaaCTCAATTATTGTAATAATATTAACTTGTACATTTGttgtaaaaaaaacataaatatagaTAAGAGTaacatttttccttttcataaTGAATACGAAAATAGAGTTTGGTAGGATAATGTTGTTGTGTTATGGCATATTTTGAAAAGTGGAGCAAAAATAGACAGCACAGCTGCCCAACAAAAGTTGTCACAAAACATCTaagttatatgaaaaataatgttCTAATTGAGATTCCAATTTAGTCACAAGTCCCATACGTACTCATGAGCAATAGGTGTATAATTGTGGAATTGAAATTCTAACTTATGCCTATCTTCAACGTTTTAAAACGAGTTAGAAGACTTCTCTTGAGAAAAATAGGAGCGACAGTAGTTTTATAGATTTTGAATACATTACTGAACTTTTTGATACATCACTGGTCAACTGGATACATAGGTGAGAGATGTATCCGGGAGGGGAGGATGTATCATAGAGTGGATAGGACATTTAGATAGGACTTTCAGATACACCAACGGACATCCCGATTTATAGGTGAGAGATGTATCAGAGATGAGAAGGATGTATTCGAAAGGATATAGGGATGTACCAGCGAGAGAAGTATGATTTATCCGAGAAGAAATttctgaaatatttttaaatgatacGAAATTTAAGAgattatgattaaataaaatgtgtatttagataaattttttcataatataatacaaagaCCCAACAATAGATAAACATCAAGAATCGATATAGATCCAACTTTGATATCACTAtacttatacaaaaaaaataaatcttagaCCTAATTTAATCTCGAAAACTAACTTGTGGGGTCATGtaaatcacccaaaaatcatAAAAGTTTGATCAAGTACACCCATCTTTAGCCTATATTATTAAAGTCTTGACTATATACCAAGTCAAtgacttataattataatcttGATATACATACATTTGTTAGGCACAATTTCTAAGAAGCTACCAATAAATAAACTAGCGCGTCCTTCAAACTCCAAAACACGccctttttcttctatttataaaaaaatcaaaacaaagaaaacacaCACCctaccaaaataaaaataattcatcttCCATCCACTAAAAAATTATCTTCataaacacacacaaaaaaaactaTAACATATTTATTTCTTGTTTAAGTTATGGCACCAGAACCTAACTTAAACGGAGCCTATTATGGCCCCTCAATTCCACCACCACCACGAACCAAAACCTACCACCGTAGTCGCGGTGGTGGTAGTTGTTGCAACCCATGTAGTTGTCTCTTCAATTGTCTATGCACTTGCATTTGCCAAATAATCTTCACTCTTCTCATCATCATTGGAGTCGTTGTGTTAGTCCTTTGGCTAGTCCTACGTCCTAACAAGGTCAAATTCTACGTGACTGATGCTACGTTGACACAATTTGATTATTCCACTACAAACAACACACTCTACTATGATCTAGCCCTCAACATGACTATAAGGAACCCTAACAAGCGCGTTGGGATTTACTATGATTCGATAGAAGCAAGAGCTATATATGGTGGTCAGAGATTTGCTAGTCAGAATTTGGAACCGTTTTATCAAGGTCACAAAAATACTAGCATTTTGCATCCGGTGTTTAAAGGACAAGGTTTGGTTTTATTGGGAGATAGAGagaaatcaaattatattaatgaGAAGAATTTAGGGGTTTATGAGATTGAAGTGAAGCTTAATATGCGTATTAGGCTAAAGATTGGTTGGATTAAAACTCATAAAATTAAGCCTAAAATTGAATGTGATTTTAAGGTACCTTTGGAGTCTAATGGTAGATCTGGTAATTTTGAAGAAACTAGATGTCATCTTGATTGGTaggtaatatattattttttttgaggactattattttattttatctctttgttttttttccatTTGGACTTTAGCATTCATGGACATATATGTATTATTGTtgtgaaataaataatgtacatttttcttcttttaatttcattattgGAATGGTTCTTGCTTATGTTATTTCAATTTGGGTgttgattaaaaaattttagGTGGGTCAATGAGATACCTAATCCAAACCTATTACTCCTAATAATTACATTATGTGTGATCATAAATTTCTCATTTAGGTGAGCTAAAATATCTTTTACGTATCGGCTCTCAAAGATATATGGCTTAGTAGTCAATGAAGTAATTGAGAGTTGTGAGGTCTTACGTTCAAATCTtaatggaaataaaaaatactagatgattttttttcatctgACATAGCCTTGATGATCAGACACCACGATTATTTAAAAAACGAATAGATAAGTTTGAAAAGAAAACACAGAATAACGATCCATGAATAGTTGCACGTAGACgctctctcattttaaaaaaaactacacTTTTACCCCTTTATTTGACAAAACGTGTTACATATTAGTCCTTTTCGATTTACCAACTACTATTTCTCAACAAGTAATTACGTAGCAAAGAGGTATCTCTTAATGTCAATTTCATTATATGGTTATGTTAGTAGCTTCCAAATAAAAGAAGGCATAAGGCATTTTAGTATAGAAATCAATGACGTTACGTTACTTGATATATTCCATGAGGTTCTAATCGATAAGTAATAAAAATGGAATTTTACTTGACGGATGATATACAAATCATTTTTTCTGGATTATCAATATCAACTCAACTCGTATTAAAGTAATGAAATGTTAaactagtaattttttttttctttcatacaCATTAAGGGCAGGGGAAATGGGGAAGGAATAACATATATAATGGAGAATCGTGTTAGGTAGTGGAgtctgattaatatatataactgtttACGCGGGGTGttaccaaaaatactctgattattaacatataaatatagcTAACCGCCGTGAAAGTTTActtacggggtgttaccacgaaatattgagttttctctttctctctctagatctctcatctctttctcttgaaagttcttgtgttcttcattcatctagtgtgtgtgcgtggattcgatcctaacaaatCGAACCCTcaataataaagtaaatattatgATAATCAATCAGTTAAGCTGCTAAAATTGTTAGCGCATTCATAATGCTTGTCAAAAATTCATTAGGACGAGGCAAGGCCCATGTGTAACGAGTTTTTCTCACTTTAAAATAAACACGAAAAGAGAAATTGCTAGGACACATTATATGTGTTCTATTGTTGTGAAATTAGGTGCCCACATGTGTTGCTCCAAAGAGCATTCATACCACGTAGAGGTATCAAATAAGCGGGTTAGATTGAATTTAAGCGAATTAAATTGGGTTGAGTTAATAAATGAACTGTTTATTGACCCGTACAAAAGCATTTCGGGTTGCGATATGCTAAAATGCTGGTCATAACTTAATCCACACAAATATTAGTAAGCTTTAATTgcttaatttgttattttataattttatttaaaaaattatgattataaatagcatattaagttttaaaaataattcttttaaaatatattttgacaagATTTCTCGTGAGTCAATTTTAATTGCATATCAACCAAATTCTTAATAGGCTTAATGAGTCGAACCGATATATTGACAAATTTTAACTTATCCAAACTTAAACGAATTGAACGGGTTGGACTTCATTTGGATTTATTTCATCAGTTAGTTATTCTAAGAATATGAGTAGCAGGCCAGCCCAATAAGAATAATTGGTGAACTTTGTTGGGCTTAGTAAGCACTGTTAATAGGATTGTATTGGGCTCAACTGTTAAGTCCATTAGTGTTACAAGTCACCAAATTGGGGTCATTAGTCTTTAATTTatgcaacaattaattattttttttttaaaaaaaaactaactcCGAATCGCGCACTATTGGACCCATTTGAAGATGACGCTCACAAATAAGATTTTCTCCATATTCAAAGTTTGAATCTGAGATATCTAGTTAAGGGTCAAACAGTCTCACTACTGCACCACATTCTATATTGGTAAAGTGACTCTTCACTAAAAAGTTAATGGAAGGAATTTTGAAAAGGTTCCTAAAAGTTAAAAGGTGAGCAACTTCCTTAAATTATATGAAGGtaagatatacatttttaaagaaagaaaaaggagaaagatTTTGCCTATATAATGATGATGTCTTATATTCCATCAAGGCTTCACATAGAAGTTTCAAtagacaaaataatttatatttcatttaagtaaaatatatattttcaaggaaataaaaatttgatttgtttCAACCCCAAAATGGTTCCATTATTTTATGTCCAAAATGCATATTAAGAGGATCAAAACTATCCCtataccaaaaaaattatacaaacaaatagcatgtgcatatatatatatatatatatatatatatatatatgtatatatattcttgTGACGCTCATGTTGGAGGGTTGGTTGATGAATGAACCGGTAGGTTTTAGGTCGATAAACTTTTGAAAAAGAGATATATATGGAATTTACAAGccatatatttgataaaagtTTACATAGTATACGTAGTTTTAAGCTTGATGATAGCATAACCTAAGTGCAAATTTATAAAGCTTTTTGAGCCAGACAAATAATACGTTTCACGAATTTGAGTTGTGACAGTTCTAGAGAGTTTTGCCCCATGAATTGCTAGTAGAATATTGTTCGTTTTGATTCGAAATTATTTTAACTCATGAGAATATATACTACATATGAATCAAATATTTTCCCCATATTCTTACAAGATGGAATATATTCTCTCGATGAGGAATGGATAACTACCcaactaaaaaaaaaggaaaaggaaaacacTATACTAtagttttttccaaaaatttagtcatagattttttgtaaaattaagtGCATGTTTGACCACAAGTAATTTCCacttttttcaatattatttgaatatagAAAAGTTACAATTAAGTCGAATTACAGAATcacttacaaaaataaaaaaattaatttcgatTTGTATTCAGattcaaatatcatttttaacttCGAAACCATATATAGCACTAATTTTATCTTTCtaaattcacaatttttatatttaaataatcaaaaaatcGAAAATAATTCTACCTACTAGTGCTTTTCATGTGTCTAAATTTCATTGGGCTAAAAGCAAATATGTCTGAAATATCatgtgctaatttttttttcacactAGAAAGTTCCCTTATGTTGTTCTTTGataaatatcattattatcatattattttttaattattattattatgataagatgatgaaaagttgaaaaaagGTAATGCACTGAAAAGGTACGTAAAAAGGTGCATAAATAAAAGTAGTGTGAgataagaaaagttttaaaaaaagattacaACTTTTTTTGGTGTTAAAAGGGCTGTCCACTTTCTGCAATATTAATACTTTATTATAAAGAATATTTCAGTCATTTAATGTATATGTAGTTCATGCATGGTGGAGGATCTCACT
The sequence above is a segment of the Solanum lycopersicum chromosome 10, SLM_r2.1 genome. Coding sequences within it:
- the LOC101249973 gene encoding NDR1/HIN1-like protein 3 codes for the protein MAPEPNLNGAYYGPSIPPPPRTKTYHRSRGGGSCCNPCSCLFNCLCTCICQIIFTLLIIIGVVVLVLWLVLRPNKVKFYVTDATLTQFDYSTTNNTLYYDLALNMTIRNPNKRVGIYYDSIEARAIYGGQRFASQNLEPFYQGHKNTSILHPVFKGQGLVLLGDREKSNYINEKNLGVYEIEVKLNMRIRLKIGWIKTHKIKPKIECDFKVPLESNGRSGNFEETRCHLDW